In Thermosynechococcus sichuanensis E542, a single genomic region encodes these proteins:
- the pflA gene encoding pyruvate formate-lyase-activating protein produces the protein MVSTLPEKQPQKQEVTGYIHSVETCGTVDGPGIRYVIFTQGCPLRCLYCHNPDCREPHQGKLVTVDELIADIQHYQSYLRQGGVTVSGGEPLMQPEFVREIFERCHELGLHTALDTSGYVVLEAAKPVVAATDLVLLDIKSFLPETYRRVTSVTITPTLELAKYLDEIHKPTWIRFVLVPGLTDDPENIRGLAQFVAGLRNVEKVEVLPFHKMGEYKWQQLGLPYELFDTPAASPEDVQRAIALFREYDLNVQ, from the coding sequence ATGGTTTCCACACTCCCTGAAAAACAACCGCAAAAACAAGAGGTGACAGGTTACATTCACTCCGTTGAGACCTGTGGCACAGTGGATGGCCCCGGCATTCGCTATGTGATTTTTACCCAAGGGTGTCCGCTGCGCTGTCTGTACTGCCACAATCCCGACTGCCGTGAACCCCATCAGGGCAAGCTCGTAACGGTGGATGAACTGATTGCGGATATTCAGCACTATCAGTCCTATCTGCGCCAAGGGGGCGTAACGGTCAGTGGCGGGGAACCGCTGATGCAGCCGGAGTTTGTGCGGGAAATTTTTGAGCGTTGCCACGAATTGGGATTGCACACTGCCCTAGATACCTCGGGCTATGTGGTCTTGGAGGCGGCTAAACCGGTTGTGGCGGCAACGGATCTGGTTTTGCTGGACATTAAATCCTTTCTACCCGAGACCTATCGACGGGTCACCAGTGTCACGATTACCCCCACCTTGGAGTTGGCCAAGTACCTTGATGAGATCCATAAACCAACGTGGATCCGCTTTGTCTTGGTTCCCGGGCTGACGGATGATCCCGAAAATATCCGCGGATTGGCGCAATTTGTGGCGGGTCTGCGTAACGTGGAGAAAGTGGAGGTGTTGCCCTTTCACAAAATGGGGGAATACAAATGGCAGCAACTAGGGTTGCCCTATGAACTCTTTGATACGCCAGCAGCAAGTCCCGAAGATGTCCAGCGGGCGATCGCCCTCTTCCGTGAATATGATCTCAACGTTCAATAA
- a CDS encoding NAD-dependent succinate-semialdehyde dehydrogenase: protein MAIASVNPTTAEVLKTFSPLGAEEVESAIAQAARTFEIYRLTSFDQRAQWLENTANLLQQQRDALARLMTLEMGKPITEARAEIDKCAWVCRYYAEQGAAFLRPELIPTEASYSAIHYQPLGIILAVMPWNFPFWQVFRFAAPALMAGNVALLKHASNVPQCALAIAQLLSEAGFPKGVFQTLLIPGSAVADLVADPRIKAATLTGSEAAGKSLAQAAGQHLKKTVLELGGSDPFIVMPSANLPQAIATAVQARMINNGQSCIAAKRFIVHEAVYDTFAEGMKAAFESWVIGDPLEPTTQLGPLATAAIRDELHAQVELALSHGAKVFYRRCLNLPSHCQQGYFFAPTILTEVTPANPVFTQELFGPVAMLFRVPSLTAAIELANATPFGLGASAWTQESDEAEILVRDLEAGAVFINGMVKSDPRLPFGGIKTSGYGRELGRAGLLEFVNIKTVCRYGDP from the coding sequence ATGGCAATCGCCTCCGTTAATCCCACCACCGCTGAGGTCTTAAAAACCTTTTCCCCTTTAGGGGCTGAGGAAGTAGAGAGCGCCATTGCCCAAGCGGCGAGAACCTTTGAGATTTATCGCCTGACCTCCTTTGATCAGCGTGCCCAGTGGCTAGAAAACACGGCAAATCTGCTGCAACAGCAGCGGGATGCGCTTGCTCGCCTTATGACCCTTGAGATGGGCAAACCAATTACAGAGGCGCGGGCTGAAATTGACAAATGTGCGTGGGTGTGTCGTTACTATGCCGAGCAGGGGGCGGCTTTCCTGCGGCCTGAATTAATTCCTACGGAGGCAAGCTACAGCGCGATTCATTACCAACCCCTTGGCATTATTTTGGCGGTGATGCCGTGGAATTTTCCCTTTTGGCAGGTGTTTCGTTTTGCGGCACCGGCTCTGATGGCGGGGAATGTGGCTCTGCTCAAGCATGCTTCTAATGTGCCGCAGTGTGCGCTGGCGATCGCTCAGCTCTTGAGTGAAGCGGGCTTTCCTAAGGGGGTCTTTCAAACCCTGCTCATCCCTGGCAGTGCCGTTGCTGATCTGGTGGCAGATCCGCGTATTAAGGCAGCTACTCTCACCGGCAGCGAAGCAGCGGGCAAAAGCCTAGCCCAAGCAGCAGGTCAACACCTCAAGAAAACCGTTCTGGAACTGGGGGGGAGTGATCCCTTTATTGTCATGCCCAGTGCCAATCTCCCTCAGGCGATCGCCACCGCTGTCCAAGCTCGCATGATTAACAATGGTCAATCCTGCATTGCCGCCAAACGCTTTATTGTCCATGAGGCTGTCTATGACACCTTTGCTGAGGGCATGAAAGCTGCCTTCGAGTCATGGGTGATTGGCGATCCTTTGGAACCCACCACCCAACTGGGGCCCCTTGCCACCGCTGCCATCCGTGATGAACTTCACGCCCAAGTTGAACTCGCCTTGAGTCATGGCGCCAAGGTATTTTATCGCCGCTGTCTGAATCTACCGAGCCATTGTCAGCAAGGATATTTCTTTGCGCCGACAATTTTGACAGAAGTGACTCCAGCTAACCCCGTGTTTACCCAAGAGCTATTTGGGCCTGTGGCGATGCTCTTTCGGGTACCCTCCCTGACTGCGGCAATTGAACTGGCCAATGCCACACCCTTTGGTTTAGGCGCCAGTGCTTGGACACAGGAGAGCGATGAAGCCGAGATACTCGTGCGGGATCTCGAAGCCGGTGCCGTCTTTATTAATGGAATGGTCAAGTCCGATCCGCGCTTGCCCTTTGGCGGAATTAAAACATCTGGCTATGGCCGCGAACTGGGACGGGCAGGGCTTTTGGAGTTTGTCAACATCAAAACGGTGTGTCGCTACGGCGATCCCTAA
- the adhE gene encoding bifunctional acetaldehyde-CoA/alcohol dehydrogenase, with amino-acid sequence MTAQTLTHSQPVQSIADLEALIERVQRAQTQYAQFTQEQVDHIFHQAAMAANQARIPLAKQAVAETGMGVVEDKVIKNHFASEYIYNKYKHEKTCGVIEDDPIFGIQKIAEPVGVIAGVVPVTNPTSTTIFKALIALKTRNGIIFSPHPRAKACTIAAAKVVLDAAVAAGAPPDIIGWIDEPTIELSQALMQHPQIKLILATGGPGMVKAAYSSGHPAIGVGAGNTPVLIDATADIPTAVSSILLSKAFDNGMICASEQAVIVVDEIYDAVKAEFQHRGGYILSSEERQRVAQLLLKDGRLNAAIVGQSAATIAAMANIQVPPETRVLIGEVSEVGPQEPFSYEKLCPVLALYRAPQFHKGVEIAAQLVNFGGMGHTSVLYTDPRNQDDIAYFKYRMQTARVLINTPSSQGAIGDLYNFKLDPSLTLGCGTWGGNITSENVGPHHLLNIKTVSDRRENMLWFRVPPKIYFKPGCLPIALRDLEGKKRAFLVTDKPLFDLGITDPIVHTLEELGIKHDIFHEVEPDPTLSTVNRGLELLREYQPDVIIAVGGGSPMDAAKVMWLLYEHPEVEFDGLAMRFMDIRKRVYQLPPLGQKAIMVAIPTTSGTGSEVTPFAVVTDDRVGIKYPLADYALTPTMAIVDPDLVLHMPKKLTAYGGIDALTHALESYVSVLSTEFTEGLALEAIKLLFTYLPRAYRLGAADPEAREKVHYAATIAGMAFANAFLGVCHSMAHKLGSTFHLPHGLANALMICHVIRYNATDAPLKQAIFPQYKYPQAKERYAQIADFLELGGSTPEEKVERLIAAIEDLKAQLEIPATIKEALNSEDQAFYEQVESMAELAFDDQCTGANPRYPLIQDLKELYILAYMGCRRDAAAYHPLEAASS; translated from the coding sequence ATGACTGCCCAAACCTTAACTCATTCTCAACCCGTTCAAAGCATTGCCGATCTCGAAGCACTCATTGAGCGTGTCCAAAGGGCACAAACCCAGTATGCTCAGTTTACCCAAGAGCAAGTGGATCACATTTTCCACCAAGCGGCCATGGCGGCCAACCAAGCGCGGATTCCCCTTGCCAAACAAGCTGTCGCCGAAACGGGCATGGGGGTGGTCGAAGATAAAGTCATTAAAAATCACTTTGCCTCGGAATACATCTACAACAAGTACAAACATGAGAAAACCTGCGGTGTGATTGAGGATGATCCCATCTTTGGCATCCAAAAAATCGCTGAACCTGTGGGGGTCATTGCCGGTGTGGTGCCGGTAACTAACCCAACCTCGACGACCATCTTTAAGGCGTTGATTGCCCTGAAAACCCGCAATGGCATCATCTTCTCGCCCCACCCCCGTGCTAAAGCTTGTACGATTGCAGCGGCTAAGGTGGTGTTGGATGCAGCGGTCGCCGCTGGCGCACCCCCCGATATTATTGGCTGGATTGATGAGCCGACGATCGAACTCTCCCAAGCCCTGATGCAGCACCCGCAAATCAAGCTGATTTTGGCCACGGGTGGACCGGGCATGGTGAAGGCCGCCTATTCCTCTGGCCATCCGGCGATCGGAGTCGGGGCGGGGAATACCCCCGTGCTCATTGATGCCACAGCCGACATTCCAACAGCGGTGAGTTCGATTCTCCTGAGTAAGGCCTTTGACAATGGCATGATCTGTGCCTCGGAGCAGGCGGTGATTGTCGTTGATGAGATCTATGACGCGGTCAAGGCCGAGTTTCAACACCGGGGAGGCTACATTCTCTCCTCTGAGGAACGGCAGCGGGTGGCACAACTACTCCTGAAGGATGGTCGCCTCAATGCCGCCATTGTGGGTCAATCGGCAGCCACCATTGCTGCCATGGCCAATATCCAAGTGCCACCGGAGACGCGGGTACTCATTGGTGAAGTGAGTGAAGTTGGGCCGCAGGAGCCATTTTCCTATGAAAAACTCTGTCCCGTATTGGCCTTGTATCGCGCCCCCCAGTTCCATAAAGGGGTGGAGATTGCAGCGCAGTTGGTGAATTTTGGCGGTATGGGGCATACCTCTGTGCTCTACACCGATCCCCGCAATCAAGATGATATTGCCTATTTCAAATACCGCATGCAAACGGCGCGGGTTCTGATTAACACGCCTTCCTCCCAAGGGGCGATCGGAGATCTGTACAACTTCAAGTTGGATCCATCCCTGACCTTGGGTTGTGGTACGTGGGGCGGTAACATCACGTCAGAAAATGTTGGTCCCCATCACCTGTTGAATATCAAAACGGTGAGCGATCGCCGTGAAAATATGCTTTGGTTCCGCGTGCCGCCAAAAATTTACTTCAAACCCGGCTGTCTTCCCATTGCCCTGCGGGATCTGGAAGGGAAAAAGCGCGCCTTCCTTGTGACTGATAAGCCCCTCTTTGATTTGGGCATCACTGACCCCATTGTGCACACCCTTGAAGAACTGGGCATCAAGCACGACATCTTCCATGAAGTGGAGCCGGATCCGACGCTGAGTACGGTGAACCGAGGCCTAGAACTGTTGCGGGAATATCAACCCGATGTGATTATCGCCGTGGGGGGTGGCTCACCCATGGATGCGGCCAAGGTGATGTGGCTATTGTACGAGCATCCCGAAGTGGAGTTTGACGGCTTGGCCATGCGCTTCATGGATATTCGCAAGCGGGTGTATCAACTGCCCCCCTTGGGTCAAAAGGCAATCATGGTGGCGATTCCCACCACCTCAGGGACAGGTTCAGAAGTGACGCCCTTTGCCGTGGTTACCGACGATCGCGTCGGGATTAAATACCCCTTGGCGGACTATGCTCTTACGCCCACCATGGCGATTGTGGATCCCGACTTGGTGCTGCACATGCCCAAGAAACTCACGGCCTATGGTGGCATTGACGCGCTGACCCATGCCTTGGAGTCCTATGTATCGGTGCTCTCAACGGAGTTTACTGAGGGTCTAGCATTAGAGGCAATCAAACTGCTCTTTACCTATCTGCCTCGCGCCTATCGCTTGGGGGCGGCTGATCCAGAGGCGCGCGAAAAAGTCCACTATGCAGCGACGATCGCTGGCATGGCCTTTGCCAACGCCTTCTTGGGGGTTTGCCACTCGATGGCCCACAAACTTGGCTCTACCTTCCATTTGCCCCACGGTCTGGCCAATGCGCTGATGATTTGCCATGTTATCCGCTATAACGCCACGGATGCCCCTCTGAAACAGGCAATTTTCCCGCAGTACAAGTATCCCCAGGCCAAGGAACGCTATGCCCAAATTGCTGACTTCCTTGAACTAGGGGGTAGCACCCCAGAGGAAAAAGTGGAGCGCCTGATTGCCGCCATTGAAGACCTGAAGGCGCAGTTAGAGATTCCAGCCACCATTAAGGAAGCCCTCAACAGTGAGGATCAAGCCTTCTATGAACAGGTAGAGAGCATGGCTGAACTGGCCTTTGACGATCAGTGCACGGGGGCAAATCCGCGCTATCCGCTGATTCAAGACCTGAAGGAGTTGTATATCCTTGCCTACATGGGGTGCCGGCGGGATGCGGCAGCCTATCATCCCCTGGAAGCGGCTTCGAGTTGA
- a CDS encoding lipoate--protein ligase family protein: MWRYLPPLAAPGRVQMAVDRWLWQVSDRPCLRFYTWSPLAISLGYSQRQIPEHWQHLHWQGQPVELVRRPTGGRAVLHQGDLTYSLVVWGLGQRRRQVYADLCQFLRVGFERLGWPLRLGQERYPANAPINCFARATAADLVLLSGEKVIGSAQAWRGDRVLQQGSLVLTPDPDLWQQVFGSVPHRQSLPPLEVVQTALLEAFEGQWQVKLTPEPLSDREWQEINRMSNLTCGLPL; the protein is encoded by the coding sequence ATGTGGCGTTACCTTCCTCCCTTGGCAGCACCGGGGAGGGTGCAAATGGCGGTGGATCGGTGGTTGTGGCAGGTGAGCGATCGCCCCTGTCTGCGGTTTTACACTTGGTCACCACTCGCCATTTCCCTTGGTTATAGCCAACGGCAAATTCCAGAGCACTGGCAACACCTGCACTGGCAGGGGCAACCCGTAGAACTGGTGCGACGACCCACGGGGGGGCGAGCGGTTTTGCACCAAGGGGATCTCACCTACAGTCTGGTGGTGTGGGGGTTAGGACAACGGCGGCGACAGGTCTATGCCGATCTGTGTCAATTCCTGAGGGTGGGGTTTGAGCGCCTAGGGTGGCCACTTCGGTTGGGACAGGAGCGCTATCCCGCCAACGCTCCCATCAATTGCTTTGCGCGGGCAACGGCGGCCGATTTGGTGTTACTGAGCGGCGAGAAAGTCATTGGCAGTGCCCAAGCGTGGCGGGGCGATCGCGTTCTTCAGCAGGGTTCGCTTGTCCTTACCCCTGATCCCGACCTATGGCAGCAGGTCTTTGGCAGTGTTCCCCATCGGCAGTCCCTTCCCCCTTTAGAGGTAGTGCAAACGGCTCTCTTAGAGGCTTTTGAAGGGCAGTGGCAAGTGAAACTGACCCCAGAACCCTTGAGCGATCGCGAGTGGCAAGAAATTAATAGAATGTCAAACTTGACCTGTGGTTTGCCCCTCTAG
- the nadA gene encoding quinolinate synthase NadA — protein MFATLAAPQPSLPLDLIAAIQDLKRELNAVILAHYYQDPAIQDVADYIGDSLGLSRQAASTNADVIVFAGVHFMAETAKILNPDKLVLLPDLAAGCSLADSCPADAFAAFKAQYPNHLVISYINCTAEIKALSDIICTSSNAVKIVQQLPAEQPLIFAPDRNLGRYVMAQTGRQMVLWEGSCIVHETFSERRILELKATYPTAQVIAHPECEEAVLRHADFIGSTTALLNYSQRQDHDTFIVVTEPGILHQMQRRNPEKTFIPAPPQDQTCNCNECPFMRLNTLEKLYLCMRDRQPQIELPEDIRLAALKPIQRMLEMS, from the coding sequence GTGTTTGCGACCCTCGCTGCCCCTCAACCGTCCCTGCCGTTGGATTTAATTGCGGCCATCCAAGACCTGAAGCGGGAACTGAATGCCGTGATTCTCGCCCACTACTACCAAGACCCCGCCATCCAAGATGTGGCGGATTACATCGGTGACTCCCTTGGGCTGTCGCGGCAGGCCGCCAGTACCAATGCCGATGTCATTGTCTTTGCTGGTGTGCATTTCATGGCCGAAACCGCCAAGATTCTCAACCCCGATAAGCTAGTGCTGTTGCCGGATTTGGCGGCGGGCTGTTCTTTGGCAGACAGTTGTCCGGCGGACGCCTTTGCAGCGTTTAAGGCGCAGTATCCTAACCATTTGGTGATTTCCTACATTAACTGCACTGCCGAAATCAAAGCCCTGAGTGACATTATTTGCACCAGTTCTAATGCAGTAAAAATTGTGCAGCAGTTGCCGGCGGAGCAGCCCCTGATTTTTGCCCCCGATCGCAACCTAGGTCGCTATGTCATGGCCCAAACCGGACGGCAGATGGTGCTGTGGGAGGGCAGTTGCATTGTCCATGAAACCTTCTCAGAGCGACGCATCCTCGAACTCAAGGCCACCTACCCCACGGCTCAGGTGATTGCCCACCCCGAATGCGAAGAGGCGGTGCTCCGCCATGCCGATTTTATTGGTTCGACAACGGCTTTGCTCAACTACAGCCAACGCCAAGATCACGATACGTTTATTGTTGTCACCGAGCCGGGGATTCTCCACCAGATGCAGCGGCGCAACCCAGAGAAAACGTTTATTCCTGCGCCCCCTCAGGATCAGACCTGCAATTGTAATGAGTGCCCCTTTATGCGCCTCAATACCCTAGAAAAACTCTATTTGTGTATGCGCGATCGCCAGCCCCAGATTGAGCTGCCAGAGGACATACGCCTTGCTGCGCTCAAACCCATTCAACGCATGCTGGAAATGTCGTAG
- the crtD gene encoding C-3',4' desaturase CrtD — protein sequence MAKQVVVIGGGIGGLTTAALLARRGYRVQLFEQAAQLGGCASTFQRRGFTFDVGATQVAGLEPGGIHAEIFAELEMPLPAATPCDPACAVYLPQETTPINVWRDRDRWQRERQRHFPRSERFWQGLEYLFAISWRFQQRQPILPPRNGFDLWQLVQTLRPDTLLTVPFSLMTVTDWMNFCGVGGDRRLRQFLDLQLKLYSQVDASETALLYAATALCLSQDPHGLYHLHGSMQVLSDLLANALQRDGGQIYTRHLVRHIEVERGRAVAVQVENLKTKTLQRVAADHIVANVPAQNLPQLLGDAIPPGYARRLKALPPASAAFVIYLGVKEAAIPEACPPHLQFLYDAQGPIGENNSLFVSVSQPADGRAPSGYRTLIASSFTEPNFWRQPDLDYAATKAQYTQTALDRLGEFFDLQPEHIVHCEAATPRTFWRYTARIDGIVGGISQRLSTFGPFGLATRTPIPHLWLVGDSVHPGEGTAGVSYGARALVQQLLANDA from the coding sequence ATGGCAAAGCAAGTTGTCGTCATTGGCGGCGGCATCGGTGGTCTGACCACAGCAGCATTGTTGGCACGGCGGGGCTATCGCGTTCAGCTTTTTGAGCAGGCAGCACAACTGGGGGGCTGTGCCTCAACCTTTCAGCGGCGGGGGTTTACCTTTGATGTCGGTGCCACCCAAGTGGCTGGTCTTGAGCCGGGGGGAATTCACGCCGAGATTTTTGCTGAATTGGAGATGCCTCTGCCAGCAGCGACCCCCTGTGACCCCGCCTGTGCAGTGTATCTGCCGCAGGAAACGACCCCCATTAATGTTTGGCGCGATCGCGATCGCTGGCAACGGGAACGGCAACGCCACTTTCCCCGCAGTGAGCGATTTTGGCAAGGCCTCGAATACCTCTTTGCCATTAGTTGGCGATTTCAGCAGCGACAGCCGATTTTGCCCCCCCGCAATGGCTTTGATCTTTGGCAACTGGTGCAGACCCTGCGACCCGATACGCTCCTCACAGTGCCCTTTAGCCTGATGACGGTGACTGATTGGATGAACTTCTGTGGTGTCGGGGGCGATCGCCGGCTGCGGCAATTTCTGGATCTCCAACTCAAGCTCTACTCCCAAGTGGATGCCAGTGAAACGGCACTCCTCTACGCCGCCACCGCCCTCTGTCTATCCCAAGACCCCCACGGCCTCTACCATCTCCACGGCAGTATGCAGGTGCTCAGTGATTTACTTGCCAATGCCTTGCAGCGGGATGGGGGTCAAATCTACACCCGACATCTAGTGCGTCACATTGAAGTGGAGCGCGGGCGTGCCGTCGCCGTACAGGTGGAAAACCTGAAAACCAAAACTCTTCAGCGCGTTGCAGCGGATCACATTGTGGCCAATGTCCCTGCCCAAAACCTGCCCCAACTCCTTGGTGATGCCATTCCCCCTGGCTATGCCCGCCGCCTGAAAGCGCTGCCCCCAGCCTCCGCTGCCTTTGTGATTTACCTTGGCGTTAAAGAGGCCGCCATTCCCGAAGCGTGTCCGCCCCACTTGCAGTTTCTCTACGATGCCCAAGGCCCCATTGGCGAAAATAACTCCCTGTTTGTCTCTGTGAGTCAGCCAGCGGATGGGCGTGCCCCCAGTGGCTATCGTACCCTGATTGCCTCTAGCTTTACTGAGCCGAATTTTTGGCGCCAGCCCGACTTAGACTATGCGGCCACCAAGGCACAATACACCCAAACGGCTCTTGACCGCCTAGGCGAGTTCTTTGATCTGCAGCCTGAGCACATTGTCCACTGCGAAGCGGCCACTCCTCGCACCTTCTGGCGCTATACCGCGCGGATTGATGGCATCGTCGGGGGCATTAGTCAACGCCTGAGTACCTTTGGCCCTTTCGGCTTGGCAACCCGCACCCCGATTCCCCACCTGTGGTTAGTGGGAGACTCTGTGCATCCCGGGGAAGGCACTGCCGGTGTCAGCTACGGTGCCCGTGCCCTTGTGCAGCAACTGCTCGCCAATGATGCCTAA
- a CDS encoding ABC transporter ATP-binding protein/permease, translated as MSQPTHRFNLRVWGQFLRIAQPYFFPRDRWGSSVIFILLLLLVIALMFGFLFGLTAAVTFGLNALAPDLMGQIAGGLMEMIQSLWAQPLSRSILLGTVIVPLGVFALLRQPLLPRWQAWALLGLLLMLSLSVSGLNVIISFVGRFFQTALAEKNAETYWRFLWVYAGVFVVGTPIVVIYRYVREYLGLRWRDWLTRHFLDRYFQNRAYYTIENQGEIDNPDQRITEDVRSFTQTSLQFLLIILGEIIDLVAFSGILWSISQTLTLTLIGYAIVGTIVTVLIGQRLIWLNFNQLRREADFRYGLVHVRDNAESIAFYRGEGQESVQVRQRFLEVLRNFNLLIGWQRNLDFFTTAYNYFVVIVPAAVVAPRYFAGEIDFGAISQASFAFSQVLGALSIIVNQFTNLTGFIAGIERLAEFDEALTTPPVPPQSQIELVEKPYIALEHVTVDTPNLARRLVEDVTFALEAGESVVIMGPSGVGKSSLLRAIAGLWQSGSGRIIRPAVDEVLFLPQRPYMVLGTLRTQLLYPSGDRQTPDDVLLHALDEVNLAHLPDRVGGLDVELAWDDVLSLGEQQRLAIARLLLNHRPYAILDEATSALDLANEKRVYEHIQRTTRNYISVGHRESLMQYHTYVLELKGDREWKFYALS; from the coding sequence ATGTCGCAGCCGACCCATCGCTTTAATCTCCGTGTTTGGGGGCAGTTTCTGCGGATTGCCCAACCCTATTTCTTTCCCCGCGATCGCTGGGGCAGCAGTGTGATCTTTATTCTGCTGCTGCTTCTTGTGATTGCCCTGATGTTTGGCTTCCTCTTTGGCTTAACCGCAGCCGTTACCTTTGGCCTCAATGCCCTTGCCCCTGACCTGATGGGACAAATTGCCGGCGGCCTTATGGAAATGATTCAATCCCTGTGGGCACAGCCCCTTAGCCGCAGTATCCTGCTCGGCACCGTAATTGTCCCCTTGGGCGTTTTTGCGCTGCTGCGGCAACCCCTACTTCCTCGGTGGCAAGCGTGGGCACTCTTGGGATTGCTGCTGATGCTCTCCCTCTCCGTGAGTGGCCTCAATGTGATCATTAGCTTTGTCGGGCGCTTCTTCCAAACAGCACTGGCGGAGAAAAATGCCGAAACCTACTGGCGATTCCTCTGGGTCTATGCTGGCGTTTTTGTGGTGGGAACGCCCATTGTCGTCATTTATCGCTACGTGCGCGAATATCTAGGGTTGCGCTGGCGGGATTGGCTCACCCGTCATTTTTTGGATCGCTATTTCCAGAACCGAGCCTACTACACCATTGAAAACCAAGGGGAGATTGATAACCCTGACCAACGGATCACCGAGGATGTCCGCTCATTTACACAAACCTCGCTTCAGTTTTTGCTGATCATTCTCGGGGAAATTATTGACCTCGTTGCTTTTAGTGGCATTCTCTGGAGTATCTCGCAAACCCTGACCCTGACCTTAATTGGTTATGCTATTGTCGGCACCATTGTCACGGTTTTAATTGGGCAACGCCTGATTTGGCTGAATTTTAACCAACTGCGGCGAGAAGCGGATTTCCGTTATGGCCTTGTCCATGTGCGCGATAATGCCGAGTCCATTGCTTTTTATCGCGGTGAAGGCCAAGAGTCAGTGCAGGTGCGTCAACGCTTTCTCGAAGTACTGCGGAATTTTAACCTTTTGATTGGCTGGCAGCGAAATCTTGATTTTTTCACGACCGCCTATAACTACTTTGTCGTCATTGTGCCAGCGGCGGTGGTTGCGCCCCGCTACTTTGCCGGTGAGATTGACTTTGGTGCCATTAGCCAAGCCAGTTTTGCCTTCTCTCAGGTACTGGGGGCACTCTCAATCATTGTGAACCAGTTTACGAACCTCACGGGCTTTATTGCCGGCATTGAGCGTTTGGCAGAGTTTGATGAGGCGCTAACGACACCCCCTGTACCACCCCAATCGCAAATTGAATTGGTAGAGAAGCCCTATATTGCCCTAGAACATGTGACCGTGGATACGCCGAATCTGGCACGGCGGCTGGTGGAGGATGTTACGTTTGCCCTTGAGGCGGGGGAAAGTGTGGTGATCATGGGACCGAGTGGGGTCGGCAAAAGTTCGCTACTGCGGGCGATCGCCGGACTCTGGCAAAGTGGCAGCGGCCGTATTATTCGTCCAGCGGTGGATGAAGTGCTCTTTTTACCCCAACGCCCCTACATGGTGCTGGGTACGCTGCGTACTCAGTTGCTCTATCCCAGTGGCGATCGCCAGACGCCAGACGACGTGCTTTTGCACGCCCTTGACGAAGTCAACTTGGCACATTTGCCGGATCGCGTTGGTGGCCTCGATGTGGAATTAGCTTGGGATGATGTGTTGTCTCTTGGGGAGCAGCAACGACTGGCGATCGCCCGCCTGCTGCTGAATCACCGCCCCTATGCCATTTTGGATGAAGCCACCAGTGCCCTAGACTTGGCCAATGAAAAACGGGTCTATGAGCATATTCAGCGCACCACCCGCAACTACATTAGTGTTGGCCACCGTGAGAGCCTAATGCAATATCACACGTACGTTTTAGAACTGAAGGGCGATCGCGAATGGAAATTTTATGCCCTCAGTTAG
- a CDS encoding lysophospholipid acyltransferase family protein, which produces MRHKKTAPTTSHISPWLYWGLWPIHRLFLPLYFSRITIVGREQLPKEGHFLLAPKHCSRWDPVILPLVWPYPLRFMTNAIEFGGVQGWFIRRLGAFAVNLNRPQPSSLRHALEILNAGQPLVIFPEGGIVRDQVVRPLKPGLARLVLQADRPLPIFPVGIAYDPQPQFRARVALWIGSPLWTPAERQGNLKQQAQELTQQLQAALHAAVLEARQCANPRANRPSL; this is translated from the coding sequence ATGCGCCATAAAAAAACGGCACCCACCACCTCTCACATCTCACCGTGGCTCTATTGGGGGTTATGGCCGATTCATCGCCTATTTTTGCCCCTGTACTTTTCGCGGATTACCATTGTCGGTCGTGAGCAGTTGCCCAAGGAGGGGCATTTCTTGCTTGCCCCCAAGCACTGTAGCCGTTGGGATCCCGTGATTTTGCCCTTGGTGTGGCCTTATCCGCTGCGTTTTATGACCAACGCGATTGAGTTTGGGGGGGTGCAGGGCTGGTTTATCCGCCGTCTCGGTGCCTTTGCTGTGAACCTCAACCGTCCTCAGCCCAGTAGTTTGCGCCATGCGCTGGAGATTCTCAATGCCGGTCAGCCCCTAGTCATCTTTCCCGAGGGTGGGATTGTCCGCGATCAGGTGGTGCGCCCCCTAAAGCCCGGTCTGGCTCGCTTGGTCTTGCAGGCCGATCGCCCCCTGCCGATTTTTCCCGTTGGCATTGCCTACGACCCGCAGCCGCAGTTTCGTGCCCGAGTGGCACTGTGGATTGGATCGCCCCTGTGGACGCCCGCTGAGCGCCAAGGCAACCTCAAACAACAGGCGCAGGAATTGACCCAACAACTGCAAGCCGCCTTGCATGCAGCCGTGCTTGAGGCGCGCCAATGTGCGAACCCTAGGGCTAATAGACCCAGTTTGTAA